In a single window of the Arthrobacter sp. StoSoilA2 genome:
- a CDS encoding DNA alkylation repair protein — MAELAALEDPRSREVNEKHGDDHGVNLSKLRAIAKRLKIQPELSRELWETDDTAAKLLALLICRPKSYGSEDLDTMLREARTPKVHDWLVNYVVKKNPHAEELRLAWFADKDPLVASAGWALTSERVVKDPAGLDLTGLLDAIEEGMKDAPDRLQWAMNTCLAQIGIEHPEYRARALSIGERLEVLKDYPTPPNCTSPFAPAWINEMVRRQQLSATS, encoded by the coding sequence ATGGCCGAGCTGGCCGCGCTGGAAGACCCGAGGTCGCGCGAGGTGAACGAAAAACACGGTGACGATCACGGTGTGAACCTCAGTAAATTGCGCGCGATTGCGAAGCGGTTGAAGATACAGCCGGAGCTTTCGCGCGAGCTTTGGGAGACCGATGACACCGCGGCGAAGCTGCTGGCACTGCTGATTTGCCGGCCTAAGTCGTACGGATCCGAAGATCTGGACACCATGCTGCGCGAGGCCCGAACACCCAAAGTCCATGACTGGCTCGTGAACTACGTGGTCAAGAAGAATCCGCACGCCGAAGAGCTGCGACTGGCCTGGTTTGCGGACAAGGATCCCTTGGTGGCGAGTGCCGGTTGGGCGCTGACCTCGGAGCGCGTCGTCAAGGATCCGGCCGGCCTGGACCTTACCGGGCTGCTGGATGCCATCGAGGAGGGGATGAAGGACGCCCCGGACCGCCTGCAGTGGGCGATGAACACCTGTCTTGCCCAGATCGGCATCGAACACCCGGAGTATCGCGCCCGCGCCTTGAGTATTGGTGAGCGCTTGGAGGTTCTGAAGGATTACCCAACTCCGCCCAACTGCACCTCTCCGTTCGCGCCTGCCTGGATCAACGAGATGGTGCGCCGGCAGCAACTGTCAGCAACCAGCTAG
- a CDS encoding helix-turn-helix transcriptional regulator, with protein MPSIAYATVGSVDELEALQTIGRLIKEERLAQGLSQVQLAKQAGTAIKTVRTLESGTRRTQEINQRKLEHALGWRAGSMSEVLKGKSSFAPDQITPDDMRSSDEPRQSPGPRVMVPAAPIARASHLSDEELLAELTYRMMHRNRG; from the coding sequence TTGCCCAGTATTGCCTATGCAACAGTGGGAAGTGTGGATGAACTTGAAGCACTCCAGACTATCGGCCGCCTGATCAAAGAAGAACGGCTGGCCCAGGGGCTGAGCCAGGTGCAGTTGGCCAAGCAGGCTGGGACGGCAATCAAGACTGTACGGACGCTGGAATCCGGTACGCGCCGCACCCAGGAAATCAATCAGCGCAAGCTCGAGCACGCCCTGGGGTGGCGCGCTGGATCCATGTCTGAAGTCCTCAAGGGAAAATCCAGCTTCGCTCCGGACCAAATCACTCCGGACGACATGCGCAGCAGCGACGAGCCACGGCAGTCCCCGGGGCCTCGCGTCATGGTACCGGCAGCCCCTATAGCCCGGGCCTCGCATCTTTCAGACGAGGAACTCCTCGCGGAACTGACGTACCGGATGATGCACCGCAACAGGGGCTAG